The Chloroflexota bacterium genome window below encodes:
- a CDS encoding site-specific DNA-methyltransferase — MDRLLWFRKPRLLNLLAGWRDLTALVALRASILATTSHLADYADGIADQAESVAFDYAFLLGELQQISEAQTLERAHYYIDRLARSIATVRTTAINDINLNRWKEYDDINTDSLWMIDRRDGSGVHSAGYWGNFVPQIPNQLMRRYTKQGDWVIDTFAGSGTTLIEGQRLGRNVLGVELQPHMVEYANQAVEREPNPLAIVARSVHGDCTTINWQSLLADYGQRHVQLAIMHPPYFDIINFSDDERDLSNALSVEDFLGQMAAAVAQVKPVLQRGRHLAVIIGDKYMHGEWVALGFRTMEVVQQQGFQLKSIIVKNFEDTTGKRHQKELWRYRALVGGFYIFKHEYIFLFRKK, encoded by the coding sequence ATGGATCGGTTGCTTTGGTTTCGCAAACCACGTTTGCTCAATCTTCTGGCTGGTTGGCGTGATCTCACAGCCCTCGTCGCACTCCGCGCTAGTATTCTCGCTACCACCTCGCACTTGGCCGATTATGCTGATGGGATCGCTGATCAGGCCGAAAGTGTCGCGTTTGATTATGCTTTTTTGTTAGGTGAGTTACAGCAAATTAGCGAGGCCCAGACCCTCGAACGAGCGCATTACTATATCGATCGGCTGGCTCGGAGCATTGCCACCGTGCGCACCACCGCGATCAACGATATTAACCTCAATCGTTGGAAGGAATACGACGATATTAACACCGATAGCTTGTGGATGATCGACCGTCGCGATGGCTCAGGAGTGCATTCGGCGGGCTATTGGGGCAATTTTGTGCCGCAAATTCCCAATCAGCTGATGCGGCGTTATACCAAACAGGGCGATTGGGTAATCGATACCTTTGCTGGCTCCGGCACAACGTTAATCGAAGGCCAACGCTTGGGTCGCAATGTCCTAGGCGTTGAATTACAGCCGCACATGGTCGAGTATGCCAACCAAGCGGTTGAGCGCGAGCCAAATCCACTGGCGATTGTGGCGCGTTCAGTCCATGGCGATTGCACCACAATCAATTGGCAAAGCTTGTTGGCAGATTATGGCCAGCGCCATGTGCAACTAGCAATTATGCACCCGCCTTATTTCGATATTATCAACTTCAGCGACGATGAACGCGATTTATCCAACGCACTGTCAGTTGAGGATTTTCTGGGGCAAATGGCGGCAGCAGTAGCTCAAGTTAAGCCTGTTTTGCAACGCGGGCGACATCTGGCGGTGATTATCGGCGATAAATATATGCATGGCGAGTGGGTGGCCCTCGGGTTTCGCACCATGGAAGTTGTGCAGCAACAAGGCTTTCAACTCAAAAGTATCATTGTTAAAAACTTTGAAGATACCACTGGCAAGCGCCATCAAAAAGAGCTGTGGCGCTATCGGGCCTTGGTCGGCGGCTTTTATATCTTCAAGCACGAGTATATTTTTCTATTCCGCAAGAAGTAG